A DNA window from Aminipila luticellarii contains the following coding sequences:
- a CDS encoding NUMOD1 domain-containing DNA-binding protein, translating into MFGVDITDHYVVYDHDKQCRDAGSLYPAIDVELYGKKARKVRMSGCWYPEFLFQSTAVSVHYTQRGNYLHFRLTDYGVKDVRGVFCRVLHEGTPINNKEYYQTILYDANDSFSLYTPINEEIITESISLCITGVKYWNNDQIIESTSYPQRITAKQKKINQCIRSARDQHIALPIEKATDNVTKSTRKLPFTEEHIETAWIWYPELSELFAWVSSQCDLLEKEISALPQSIMSIDCSAPNENDKVIFIPIECTFNQKFYARLFLAQNHTVEGRIVSPLDMLQYQIPIRAENEPLLLCLYGTHWLDPLMLSPGDAIGDDKCKNTYSDVETNSPILRIIGEIKDRVSHRYSERTVQSSNVMRRFYRSIEALRTWIKERYTEVSSLSQEARPSLWTSEYRLYQYIKLLCSDAIYQYRSNWLDTQSLDIFIPQYSCAIEYQGRQHYDAIDYFGGEAKLLMQREMDADKHQKCQNNGVKLIEWSYKEKLTFSNVLSFLNENVFPEPIDTAFVERCLSLGLPFPVADLFLPVTYAQIKEAEKAKPFVQQTEIRKYALDGNYICAYNSIIDAAKDVAISSQQISKVLNGRASTAGGFMWERVDTGTPVYSIAPAVQHSAENTSKSIYQVDSTGEIVAEFDSINSAERRTGINRKSIRDVLNGRQKTAGGYYWLRKHCE; encoded by the coding sequence GTGTTTGGTGTTGACATCACTGACCATTATGTTGTCTATGACCATGATAAACAATGCAGAGATGCAGGTTCTTTGTATCCTGCAATTGATGTAGAACTCTATGGTAAAAAGGCGAGAAAGGTTCGTATGAGTGGTTGCTGGTACCCGGAGTTCTTATTTCAATCAACTGCCGTCAGCGTTCATTACACGCAACGAGGCAATTATTTGCATTTCAGATTAACGGATTACGGCGTAAAAGATGTGCGGGGTGTGTTTTGCCGGGTACTGCATGAGGGAACCCCTATAAACAACAAGGAGTACTATCAAACGATTTTGTACGATGCCAATGATAGTTTCTCATTGTATACGCCCATAAATGAGGAAATTATAACAGAGAGCATCTCGCTCTGCATAACTGGTGTAAAGTATTGGAATAACGATCAAATCATTGAAAGTACGTCGTATCCCCAAAGAATCACCGCTAAACAGAAAAAAATCAACCAATGCATACGCAGTGCCAGAGATCAACATATTGCACTGCCAATCGAAAAGGCCACCGACAATGTAACAAAATCAACGCGCAAACTACCTTTTACCGAGGAACACATAGAAACAGCTTGGATTTGGTATCCAGAACTGTCTGAATTGTTCGCATGGGTAAGTTCGCAGTGCGATTTGTTGGAGAAAGAAATCTCGGCTTTGCCACAGTCAATTATGAGTATAGATTGCTCTGCTCCGAATGAAAATGATAAGGTGATTTTTATCCCAATCGAGTGTACATTTAACCAAAAATTTTATGCCCGATTGTTTTTGGCGCAAAATCACACGGTAGAGGGCAGAATAGTTTCCCCGTTAGATATGTTACAGTACCAGATTCCAATCCGAGCAGAAAACGAACCTCTTTTACTGTGTTTGTATGGGACCCATTGGCTTGACCCATTAATGCTTTCTCCCGGCGATGCTATAGGGGATGATAAGTGCAAGAACACTTATTCCGATGTTGAGACCAACTCCCCCATATTAAGGATTATTGGCGAAATTAAAGATCGAGTGTCTCATCGATATAGCGAGCGCACAGTCCAATCGTCTAATGTGATGCGTAGGTTTTATCGGTCAATTGAGGCTTTGAGAACCTGGATTAAAGAAAGGTATACCGAAGTGTCTTCTTTGAGCCAAGAGGCCCGTCCTTCACTTTGGACATCAGAATACAGATTGTACCAGTATATTAAGTTGTTGTGTTCGGATGCCATATACCAATACAGAAGTAACTGGTTGGATACGCAGTCATTGGATATATTCATTCCGCAATATAGTTGTGCAATTGAATACCAAGGACGGCAGCATTATGACGCGATTGATTATTTTGGTGGAGAAGCCAAACTGCTGATGCAACGCGAAATGGATGCAGATAAACACCAAAAATGTCAGAATAATGGTGTGAAACTAATCGAATGGTCTTACAAGGAAAAACTTACATTCTCTAATGTGTTGTCTTTTCTAAACGAGAATGTATTTCCAGAACCGATAGACACCGCATTTGTCGAGCGGTGTTTGTCGCTTGGGCTACCTTTTCCTGTAGCAGACCTGTTTTTACCGGTTACATATGCGCAGATAAAAGAAGCGGAAAAAGCAAAGCCTTTTGTGCAACAGACCGAAATCAGAAAATATGCTTTAGACGGAAATTATATTTGCGCCTACAACTCTATTATAGATGCCGCCAAAGATGTTGCAATATCAAGCCAACAGATTTCAAAGGTGCTAAATGGGAGGGCTTCTACTGCCGGCGGTTTTATGTGGGAACGGGTGGACACTGGAACCCCTGTATATTCCATCGCACCTGCAGTGCAGCATTCAGCGGAAAACACATCTAAGTCAATATACCAGGTAGATTCCACGGGAGAAATAGTCGCAGAATTTGATTCTATCAATTCCGCAGAGCGTCGGACAGGAATCAACAGGAAAAGCATTCGTGATGTTCTCAACGGTCGGCAAAAAACAGCCGGTGGATACTATTGGCTTCGCAAGCATTGTGAGTAA
- a CDS encoding SAP domain-containing protein, translating to MGLFDLFKKKDKTDVAPKVTPVKTSVPESEKKFYQPDSYYTDVVAEGTAFERRVITFEERKKTAVPSKRGLYPAEILLLEYCSKGTYPGPKNGYPGFWWFAYGIRDVGATLKSLEERGYIAWGSVRDAVGGFTVAQLKDLLTSQNMPATGKKADLVERVLSGVPDEALIAAGAQRKYILTETGRLELDENAYVPYMHSVPNKTTEDTGLGMTFNVWSINKLLGTGDKSAWRDVVDEQERKMNQETADRNAAFMHDLKRIAPDEYCKLRTQNQQIAAVQKAREQYDIDKDLSGYIDFWEMVWANGGLKFEGAGWHFELPDLYIKAKRYDDALAFVKRLKVEKPTYAYKADTYIKKIEEMKAKLQRKGGQ from the coding sequence ATGGGCTTATTTGATTTATTTAAGAAAAAAGACAAAACCGATGTCGCACCGAAAGTCACACCAGTAAAAACCTCGGTGCCAGAATCTGAAAAGAAGTTTTATCAGCCGGACTCCTACTATACGGATGTTGTTGCTGAAGGAACTGCATTCGAGCGTCGTGTCATCACATTCGAGGAACGCAAAAAGACAGCGGTTCCGTCAAAACGAGGATTATATCCTGCTGAAATATTGCTGTTAGAATATTGCTCTAAAGGCACATATCCAGGCCCCAAAAACGGATATCCGGGTTTTTGGTGGTTTGCTTACGGCATCAGAGATGTTGGAGCCACCCTCAAGAGTTTAGAAGAACGAGGCTACATAGCCTGGGGATCTGTGCGGGATGCAGTCGGTGGATTCACGGTGGCACAATTAAAAGATTTGCTCACATCCCAAAATATGCCAGCAACTGGAAAGAAAGCTGACCTTGTAGAGCGTGTTCTTTCTGGAGTTCCAGACGAAGCATTGATTGCTGCCGGTGCACAGAGAAAGTATATTCTGACAGAGACCGGCCGATTGGAACTGGACGAAAATGCCTATGTGCCTTATATGCATAGCGTGCCGAATAAAACAACCGAAGACACGGGGCTCGGCATGACCTTTAATGTTTGGAGTATTAATAAATTACTTGGAACAGGTGACAAATCCGCATGGAGAGATGTCGTTGACGAACAAGAGCGTAAAATGAACCAAGAAACTGCCGATCGTAATGCTGCCTTTATGCACGACTTAAAGAGAATCGCTCCTGATGAATATTGTAAGCTACGAACCCAGAATCAGCAGATTGCTGCTGTACAAAAAGCCAGAGAGCAATATGACATAGACAAGGATTTAAGTGGATATATTGATTTTTGGGAAATGGTATGGGCCAATGGGGGCTTAAAGTTCGAAGGCGCCGGATGGCATTTCGAGTTACCCGATTTATATATAAAAGCCAAGCGTTATGATGATGCACTTGCCTTTGTCAAGCGACTTAAGGTGGAAAAACCGACATATGCATATAAAGCTGATACTTACATTAAAAAAATCGAGGAAATGAAAGCAAAGCTACAACGTAAAGGGGGTCAATAA
- a CDS encoding ArsR/SmtB family transcription factor: MDYYSENTKVFKALGDPKRAMIVDILSCGELCACDILEKFEMSQSTLSHHMKILRECGLVKGREEGKWTYYSLDAEAIEKTSQFLSDITSDKENCICKGSKNRCNKGDVLCEL; the protein is encoded by the coding sequence ATGGACTATTATTCGGAAAACACGAAAGTGTTTAAGGCGTTGGGCGATCCCAAGAGAGCGATGATCGTAGATATACTCTCTTGTGGTGAGTTATGTGCCTGCGACATTCTTGAGAAATTTGAAATGTCCCAATCCACGCTGTCCCACCACATGAAAATCCTACGCGAGTGCGGGCTGGTGAAGGGGCGGGAGGAAGGTAAATGGACATATTACTCGCTGGATGCGGAGGCTATTGAAAAAACGAGCCAGTTTTTGAGCGATATCACATCCGATAAAGAAAATTGTATTTGCAAGGGGAGTAAGAATCGCTGTAACAAAGGAGATGTATTATGCGAATTATAA
- a CDS encoding FAD-dependent oxidoreductase produces the protein MRIIIIGAVAAGTSAAAKARRNDENAEIVVYEKDSFISYSGCGMPYYIGGEVESAEELTPRDPAFFKSKYDVDIRTLHEVISIHPDAKSVQVKSLTTGKVFSDVYDKLVIATGATAIVPPIKGTNSERVFTLRNINDMNRIKAYINTAVPKTASIIGTGFIGLEVCENLKRLGIDVTLIEKLPQITPGLDIDMSVYVQEHIEKNGVAVYTDTSVTEITDNTVILADGKEIQADMILMSTGVRPSTGLAKTAGIELGIAGAIRVNEKMQTNVPDIYACGDCIEHFHVVTGMPVYRPLGSTANKTGRIAGDCVTDGNLSFRGILGTGIFKSFDMTVAQTGLSEREAKELGYDAAVCHNIKLNKPEYMGGKEMVIKGIADKSDGRLLGVQIVGEAGVDKRLDVFVTAITFKAKVEDLFHLDLAYAPPFSTTKDPVMYTGMILDNAIHKGRPLMIAQELDELMGSGEKYNLIDARVVAQYEKNHVDTAQSIPHEKLRKAADSLDKDVVAITYCNKGTTGNAAQNILIGKGFKRVFNLSGGQKQYGITHKEPTL, from the coding sequence ATGCGAATTATAATCATAGGTGCGGTAGCCGCAGGGACCTCTGCCGCTGCCAAAGCCAGAAGAAACGATGAAAATGCAGAAATCGTTGTTTATGAAAAGGATAGCTTCATCTCGTATTCCGGTTGCGGTATGCCATACTATATTGGCGGTGAAGTCGAAAGCGCGGAAGAATTGACTCCGCGCGACCCCGCATTTTTCAAAAGCAAATACGATGTCGACATCAGGACGTTGCACGAGGTTATTTCAATCCACCCGGATGCCAAATCGGTTCAAGTTAAGAGTCTGACGACGGGCAAGGTGTTTTCTGATGTTTACGACAAGCTGGTCATTGCAACCGGGGCAACGGCTATTGTTCCTCCGATAAAAGGCACAAATTCGGAGCGCGTTTTTACGCTGCGAAACATCAACGATATGAACCGGATCAAAGCATACATCAATACGGCTGTTCCCAAAACAGCTTCCATTATCGGAACAGGGTTCATCGGGTTGGAGGTTTGCGAAAATCTGAAACGCCTCGGCATAGATGTAACACTGATCGAAAAACTGCCGCAGATCACGCCGGGGCTGGACATCGACATGTCGGTTTATGTTCAGGAGCATATCGAAAAGAACGGCGTTGCAGTTTATACAGATACTTCCGTGACGGAAATTACCGACAACACCGTAATTCTTGCAGATGGTAAAGAAATTCAGGCTGATATGATACTCATGTCAACAGGAGTTCGTCCGAGTACCGGCCTTGCAAAAACAGCCGGAATTGAACTCGGTATTGCCGGAGCAATTCGCGTGAACGAGAAAATGCAGACCAATGTGCCCGATATTTATGCTTGCGGAGATTGTATCGAGCATTTTCATGTGGTAACAGGAATGCCTGTATACCGCCCTTTAGGCTCCACCGCCAACAAAACCGGACGGATAGCAGGTGACTGCGTAACAGACGGCAATTTATCTTTTCGGGGGATTCTCGGCACAGGCATTTTCAAAAGCTTTGACATGACCGTCGCTCAAACCGGGCTATCTGAGCGGGAAGCAAAGGAACTCGGCTATGATGCTGCTGTTTGTCACAATATAAAACTTAATAAGCCGGAATATATGGGTGGCAAAGAAATGGTCATCAAGGGAATTGCGGATAAATCCGACGGCAGGCTTTTGGGCGTGCAGATTGTCGGAGAGGCAGGCGTTGACAAAAGGCTTGATGTGTTTGTTACTGCCATCACCTTCAAAGCGAAGGTGGAGGATTTGTTTCACCTTGACCTGGCCTATGCCCCGCCATTTTCTACGACAAAAGACCCTGTGATGTATACCGGGATGATTTTGGATAACGCCATTCATAAAGGCAGACCGCTGATGATAGCGCAGGAACTTGACGAGCTGATGGGATCCGGCGAGAAATACAACCTGATTGATGCAAGAGTTGTTGCTCAATATGAAAAGAATCATGTTGATACGGCCCAAAGTATTCCTCATGAGAAACTGCGAAAGGCGGCCGATTCACTTGATAAAGATGTGGTCGCGATCACCTATTGCAATAAAGGGACAACTGGTAATGCGGCGCAGAACATTCTGATCGGCAAGGGCTTTAAGCGGGTGTTTAACCTTTCCGGCGGACAGAAGCAATATGGCATAACGCATAAGGAGCCAACACTATGA
- the arsB gene encoding ACR3 family arsenite efflux transporter yields the protein MNKERSQGIGFFEKYLTVWVLLCMAAGILIGKFLPVIPAFLGRFEYAQVSIPIAVLIWLMIFPMMLKVDFKSIKNVGKNPKGLFVTWVTNWMIKPFTMFGIAILFFFVVFKALIPTDLAKDYLAGAILLGAAPCTAMVFVWSHLTKGDPAYTVVQVATNDLIILPAFAPIVAFLLGVGGVSIPWDTLLLSVALFVVIPLVAGIITRTQLIKRKGEEYFNKTFLPKFNNTTIAGLLLTLIIIFSFQGNVILQNPLHIILIAVPLVIQTFLIFFIAYLASRILKLPHNIAAPAGMIGASNFFELAVAVAIALFGAQSPVALATIVGVLTEVPVMLLLVRFANKTRHWFPEPAVDNK from the coding sequence ATGAACAAAGAAAGATCACAGGGCATTGGATTTTTTGAAAAATATCTTACTGTATGGGTACTGCTGTGCATGGCGGCAGGCATTCTAATTGGTAAGTTTCTACCCGTCATTCCCGCTTTTTTAGGGCGTTTTGAATATGCGCAAGTATCTATCCCGATTGCCGTTTTAATATGGCTGATGATTTTCCCCATGATGCTCAAGGTGGACTTCAAGAGTATTAAAAATGTGGGCAAAAATCCCAAAGGGCTTTTTGTAACTTGGGTGACAAACTGGATGATTAAGCCTTTCACCATGTTCGGGATTGCAATCCTGTTCTTCTTTGTGGTATTCAAAGCACTGATTCCGACAGACTTGGCAAAGGACTATTTAGCTGGTGCTATCCTGCTCGGAGCCGCCCCTTGTACAGCAATGGTGTTTGTATGGAGCCATTTGACAAAGGGAGACCCCGCTTACACGGTGGTGCAGGTTGCGACCAACGACCTTATTATCCTCCCGGCCTTTGCACCAATCGTGGCTTTTCTGCTTGGCGTAGGCGGCGTTTCCATCCCGTGGGATACGCTGCTCTTATCGGTGGCGTTATTCGTTGTCATCCCCCTGGTGGCGGGTATCATTACACGGACACAGCTTATCAAACGAAAAGGTGAGGAATATTTTAACAAGACATTCCTGCCGAAGTTTAATAACACCACCATTGCAGGGCTGCTCTTGACACTCATTATCATTTTCTCTTTTCAAGGCAATGTTATTTTGCAAAATCCCCTGCACATCATTTTGATTGCTGTCCCGCTAGTTATTCAGACATTTTTGATTTTCTTTATCGCATATTTGGCAAGCAGGATACTCAAGCTGCCACATAACATCGCCGCCCCTGCCGGAATGATTGGCGCGTCCAACTTCTTTGAGCTTGCCGTAGCGGTTGCCATTGCCTTGTTCGGCGCACAATCTCCAGTAGCATTGGCAACTATCGTAGGTGTGCTGACCGAAGTCCCTGTTATGCTTTTACTGGTACGCTTTGCAAACAAAACCCGTCACTGGTTTCCTGAACCTGCAGTTGATAACAAATAA
- the arsD gene encoding arsenite efflux transporter metallochaperone ArsD has product MKKMKIFEPAMCCPTGLCGVGVDPELLRMSTVLETLKKHGVIVDRFNLSSAPAEFIADQTINTYINEKGTEGLPAVMLDGKIVITGRYPANEEFAKLLDLPESVLGKQKKSGSGGCGCKGGCC; this is encoded by the coding sequence ATGAAAAAAATGAAAATCTTTGAACCCGCTATGTGCTGCCCGACCGGACTTTGCGGCGTGGGCGTCGATCCCGAACTGCTGCGTATGTCCACGGTACTGGAAACGCTGAAAAAGCATGGCGTTATTGTTGACCGCTTTAACTTGAGCAGCGCGCCGGCGGAATTTATCGCCGACCAGACCATCAATACCTATATTAATGAGAAAGGCACAGAGGGATTGCCCGCTGTAATGCTCGATGGCAAAATTGTCATCACGGGTCGGTATCCCGCCAATGAAGAATTCGCAAAGCTGCTGGACCTTCCCGAAAGTGTGCTGGGCAAGCAGAAAAAATCCGGTTCTGGCGGTTGCGGTTGCAAGGGAGGCTGCTGTTAA
- the arsA gene encoding arsenical pump-driving ATPase — MNLFDPSNIQLTKYLFYTGKGGVGKTSVACATAVSLADNGKKVLLISTDPASNLQDVFSMELTNKGVPISDVPNLVVANLDPIQAAAEYRESVIVPYRGKLPASVITNIEEQLSGSCTIEIAAFNEFSGFITDGKIQQEYDHIIFDTAPTGHTLRMLQLPSAWSNFISESTHGASCLGQLSGLESKKAIYKQAVETLADGSLTTLILVTRPETAPFKEAQRASGELSALGVNNQMLVVNGILMEHNDALSSSLYEKQQSALATMPESLRTLPIHSIPLRAYNVTGLENIRALLHTDYVTAPVQTLNATHIPALNDVINELAAKGKRVIFTMGKGGVGKTTVAAAVALRLAKRGNKVHLTTTDPAAHLKFVLDETSGVSMSHIDEAGELKKYRSEVLSKARASGMGDEDIAYVEEDLRSPCTQEIAIFRAFAEIVEMADDQVVVIDTAPTGHTLLLLESTQSYNHEIQRTKGEIPESVARLLPRLKSDEAEVLIVTLPEATPVYEALRLEDDLKRAGIAAKWWVVNQSLYSTNTTNPMLAAKAAGQVEWINRIDDHTKGKFALIAWSGEDIKGDRLLTL; from the coding sequence ATGAATCTGTTCGATCCCAGCAATATCCAGCTGACAAAGTATCTTTTTTATACCGGCAAAGGCGGCGTTGGTAAGACCAGCGTGGCCTGCGCCACCGCCGTCTCCCTTGCGGACAACGGGAAAAAGGTGCTACTCATCAGCACCGACCCTGCTTCCAATTTACAGGATGTCTTTTCGATGGAACTGACCAATAAAGGAGTCCCCATTTCCGATGTGCCGAATTTAGTGGTGGCGAACCTTGACCCCATACAAGCGGCGGCTGAGTATCGGGAAAGCGTAATCGTTCCTTATCGCGGCAAGCTGCCCGCATCCGTCATCACGAATATAGAGGAGCAGCTTTCCGGCTCCTGTACCATAGAAATTGCGGCATTCAACGAATTTTCGGGTTTCATCACGGACGGTAAGATTCAGCAGGAATACGATCATATTATTTTTGATACCGCTCCTACCGGACACACCCTACGGATGCTTCAGCTTCCGTCCGCTTGGAGTAATTTCATCAGTGAAAGTACCCACGGCGCATCCTGCCTCGGACAACTCTCCGGCTTGGAGAGCAAGAAAGCCATTTACAAGCAGGCCGTGGAAACGCTGGCTGACGGAAGTCTTACCACGCTGATCCTTGTCACCCGCCCGGAAACCGCGCCGTTCAAGGAAGCACAGCGGGCTTCCGGCGAATTGTCCGCGCTGGGCGTCAACAATCAAATGCTGGTTGTCAACGGAATATTGATGGAACATAACGATGCGCTGTCTTCCAGCCTATACGAAAAACAGCAGTCCGCACTTGCCACAATGCCGGAAAGTCTGAGGACGCTTCCAATCCATAGTATCCCTCTGCGGGCTTACAATGTCACAGGGCTGGAAAATATCCGCGCCCTGCTCCATACCGATTATGTGACTGCACCCGTGCAAACGCTGAACGCCACGCATATTCCTGCGCTGAACGATGTGATAAATGAACTGGCGGCAAAGGGCAAGCGCGTCATCTTCACGATGGGCAAAGGCGGTGTAGGCAAGACCACTGTCGCTGCCGCCGTTGCGCTGAGGCTTGCGAAGCGTGGAAATAAAGTCCACCTCACTACCACCGACCCCGCTGCGCATCTGAAGTTTGTACTGGATGAAACCAGCGGCGTATCCATGAGCCATATCGACGAAGCCGGGGAATTGAAAAAGTATCGGTCCGAGGTGCTTTCCAAAGCCCGCGCGTCCGGCATGGGCGATGAGGATATTGCTTATGTTGAGGAAGATCTTCGCTCCCCTTGCACACAGGAGATCGCCATATTCCGCGCCTTCGCTGAGATCGTGGAAATGGCTGACGATCAGGTGGTGGTTATTGATACCGCACCCACCGGGCATACCTTGCTTTTGTTGGAATCCACACAAAGCTATAACCATGAAATTCAGCGTACCAAGGGCGAAATCCCCGAATCGGTGGCGCGGCTGTTGCCGAGGCTGAAATCCGATGAAGCCGAGGTGTTGATTGTGACCCTGCCGGAAGCGACCCCCGTTTATGAGGCGCTCCGCTTGGAGGACGACTTAAAACGGGCGGGCATCGCCGCCAAATGGTGGGTGGTCAATCAGTCCCTCTACAGCACGAACACCACCAATCCCATGCTGGCGGCAAAAGCAGCAGGTCAGGTTGAGTGGATTAACCGCATTGATGACCATACAAAAGGCAAATTTGCACTGATTGCGTGGAGTGGCGAGGACATTAAGGGCGACCGCCTGTTAACGCTGTAA